In a single window of the Aridibaculum aurantiacum genome:
- a CDS encoding GNAT family N-acetyltransferase, producing the protein MSLVIQQATVDDVPALVKLVNSAYRGNDARQGWTHEADLIDGTARITEEQLVQMLASPDNTMLLLKKEEELAGCVMLERTADEMMLGMLSVSPPLQDEGIGKQLITLAETFAMQQGVTKMIMTVISVRHELLAWYKRRGYHETGETKPFPEDAGVGKPKQPLHFVVLEKQLRESV; encoded by the coding sequence ATGAGTTTGGTTATTCAACAAGCAACCGTTGATGACGTGCCGGCACTGGTAAAGCTGGTAAATAGCGCCTACCGCGGAAATGATGCGCGCCAGGGATGGACACATGAAGCTGACCTGATAGATGGAACTGCAAGGATAACCGAAGAGCAATTGGTACAGATGCTGGCATCGCCAGACAACACAATGCTACTGCTTAAAAAAGAAGAAGAGCTGGCTGGCTGTGTAATGCTGGAAAGGACTGCAGATGAGATGATGTTGGGTATGCTGTCTGTTTCGCCACCCTTGCAGGATGAAGGAATAGGTAAACAGCTCATAACACTGGCTGAGACTTTTGCCATGCAACAAGGTGTTACTAAAATGATAATGACAGTTATTTCAGTAAGACATGAACTGCTGGCGTGGTATAAAAGACGGGGCTACCATGAAACAGGAGAAACCAAACCTTTTCCTGAAGATGCAGGTGTAGGTAAGCCAAAGCAGCCGCTTCATTTTGTAGTTCTTGAAAAACAACTGCGGGAATCGGTGTAG
- the pncA gene encoding bifunctional nicotinamidase/pyrazinamidase translates to MKALILVDIQNDFLPGGKLAVPHGNEIVATCNQLQQYFDVVVATQDWHPADHKSFASQHEGRAPFDVIDLDGLQQTLWPDHCVQASEGAEFSKELEMEKVEAIFRKGMESTIDSYSGFYDNGHRKTTALADYLRGKKVTDVYVVGLAADFCVYFTAKDALAEGFATFIVEDGTRPIDMAGFEAAKDDIRSKGGSIISSADVLKK, encoded by the coding sequence ATGAAAGCACTCATTCTTGTAGATATACAGAACGACTTTTTACCCGGCGGCAAACTGGCCGTTCCACACGGAAATGAAATAGTAGCCACCTGTAACCAGTTACAGCAATATTTTGATGTAGTAGTAGCTACACAAGATTGGCACCCGGCAGATCATAAGAGTTTTGCCTCACAACATGAAGGACGTGCACCATTTGATGTGATAGACCTGGATGGACTTCAGCAAACGCTGTGGCCGGATCATTGTGTGCAGGCCTCAGAAGGTGCGGAATTCAGTAAAGAACTGGAAATGGAAAAGGTGGAGGCCATCTTTCGCAAAGGCATGGAAAGCACTATAGATAGCTACAGTGGCTTTTACGACAATGGCCACAGAAAAACAACTGCTCTTGCTGATTACCTGCGGGGAAAGAAGGTAACAGATGTGTATGTGGTTGGTTTGGCTGCTGATTTCTGTGTTTACTTCACAGCTAAAGATGCACTTGCAGAAGGCTTCGCAACCTTTATAGTAGAAGATGGAACACGCCCTATAGACATGGCAGGATTTGAAGCTGCCAAAGATGATATACGATCTAAAGGCGGTTCAATCATTTCTTCAGCAGATGTTTTAAAAAAGTAG
- a CDS encoding ion transporter — translation MSTEPSSTAPHNGWRAKLHEIIYESHTKEGKLFDVILLVLIFFSISIVMLDSVPLYHELYGDLFYKIEWGLTIFFTLEYILRILSIQRPVAYMVSVLGIIDLLAIVPTYLSLFFVGTQSLLVVRGLRLLRVFRIFKLNHYVSEMRYLTTALSNSFRKISIFLFFVLTAVIIMGSVIYLVEDAEDGFTSIPQCIYWAIVTITTVGYGDISPVTPLGKFISCIIMLLGYGIIAVPTGIVSSEMAMMAKGKGNSPDVCRNCGKEGHDVDARFCKTCGYKL, via the coding sequence ATGTCAACAGAACCATCATCAACTGCTCCTCATAATGGTTGGCGGGCTAAACTGCATGAGATCATATACGAGTCCCACACGAAGGAAGGTAAACTCTTTGATGTGATTTTGCTGGTACTCATCTTTTTTAGCATCTCCATTGTAATGCTGGATAGTGTTCCTCTATACCATGAATTGTATGGTGATCTCTTTTACAAGATAGAGTGGGGGCTTACGATCTTCTTTACGCTTGAGTACATCCTTCGGATTTTATCTATACAACGGCCGGTGGCATATATGGTCAGCGTGCTTGGCATAATAGACCTGCTGGCAATTGTGCCCACTTACCTCAGCCTATTTTTTGTTGGTACACAATCCTTACTGGTAGTAAGAGGCTTAAGGCTCTTACGCGTCTTCCGGATATTCAAGCTTAATCATTATGTATCTGAAATGCGCTATCTCACCACAGCGTTATCCAACAGCTTTAGGAAGATCAGCATATTCTTATTCTTTGTGTTGACAGCTGTTATCATCATGGGCTCTGTGATTTACCTGGTAGAGGATGCCGAAGATGGTTTCACCAGTATTCCGCAATGTATCTATTGGGCCATCGTTACCATTACTACTGTAGGTTATGGCGATATTTCTCCCGTGACGCCACTGGGGAAATTTATCTCGTGTATTATCATGCTCTTAGGTTATGGGATAATAGCTGTACCCACGGGCATTGTTTCTTCAGAAATGGCTATGATGGCAAAAGGAAAAGGAAACAGCCCGGATGTTTGCAGGAACTGTGGTAAAGAAGGCCACGATGTAGATGCCAGGTTTTGTAAAACATGTGGCTATAAATTGTAG
- a CDS encoding acyl-CoA dehydrogenase, translating to MNFQLSEEHLMIQSAARDFARNECLPGVIERDELQRFPKEQIMKLAELGFMGMMVDPQYGGSGMDTVSYVLAMEEISKIDASVSVCMSVNNSLVCWGLEAYGNEEQKQKYLTPLAQGTKDGDLYIGAFLLSEPEAGSDATSQRTTAEDKGDHYLLNGTKNWITNGSSASVYLVMAQTDEGKGSKGINAFIVEKNWPGVTVSAKENKLGIRGSDTHTIMFTDVVVPKENRIGEDGFGFKFAMKTLAGGRIGIASQALGIASGAFELAVKYSKERKAFGKEIMHHQAIQFKLADMATKVEAARLLCLKAAWEKDQGKDYTLSSSMAKVFSSETAMWTAIEAVQVHGGYGFVKEYHVERLMRDAKITQIYEGTSEVQRIVIGRAILQ from the coding sequence ATGAATTTTCAACTAAGCGAAGAACACCTGATGATACAGAGTGCCGCCAGGGACTTTGCACGAAACGAATGTTTGCCAGGTGTTATAGAACGCGACGAATTACAACGATTTCCTAAAGAACAAATAATGAAGCTCGCTGAACTGGGTTTCATGGGTATGATGGTAGACCCACAATATGGTGGCAGTGGCATGGACACTGTTAGCTATGTATTGGCAATGGAAGAGATAAGCAAGATAGATGCAAGTGTAAGTGTATGTATGAGCGTAAACAATAGTCTTGTTTGCTGGGGATTGGAAGCATACGGAAATGAAGAGCAAAAACAAAAATACCTGACGCCTTTAGCGCAAGGAACTAAAGATGGAGATTTATACATAGGTGCTTTTCTGCTAAGCGAGCCAGAAGCAGGAAGTGATGCTACTTCTCAAAGAACAACAGCTGAAGATAAAGGTGATCATTACCTGCTTAACGGAACAAAGAACTGGATCACAAATGGTTCTTCTGCTTCAGTATACCTGGTAATGGCACAAACAGATGAAGGAAAAGGAAGTAAAGGCATCAATGCTTTTATTGTTGAAAAAAACTGGCCTGGTGTAACTGTATCTGCTAAAGAAAATAAATTAGGTATACGTGGCAGCGATACACATACAATCATGTTTACCGATGTGGTGGTTCCAAAAGAGAACAGGATAGGTGAGGATGGCTTCGGTTTCAAATTCGCTATGAAAACGCTTGCCGGCGGTCGTATCGGAATTGCTTCGCAGGCATTGGGTATAGCCAGTGGCGCTTTTGAATTGGCAGTAAAATATTCTAAGGAGCGTAAGGCTTTTGGTAAAGAAATCATGCATCACCAGGCTATCCAGTTCAAACTGGCTGATATGGCTACCAAGGTTGAAGCGGCTCGTTTACTTTGTTTGAAAGCTGCATGGGAAAAAGACCAGGGGAAAGATTATACGCTTAGCTCATCAATGGCTAAAGTATTCAGTAGTGAAACTGCTATGTGGACAGCTATAGAAGCGGTACAGGTGCACGGTGGTTATGGTTTTGTAAAAGAATACCACGTAGAACGATTGATGCGCGATGCGAAGATCACGCAGATATATGAAGGCACCAGCGAAGTGCAACGTATAGTGATTGGACGAGCTATTTTACAATAA
- a CDS encoding YggS family pyridoxal phosphate-dependent enzyme: MPVNEAKYQEIRSLISAKNVRMVAVSKVQSVQDIKKLYDLGQRDFGENYVQELIEKQDVLPKDIRWHFIGHLQTNKVKYIAGFVHLIHGVDSLKLLKEINKQAKKENRTISCLLQVFIAQEETKFGMDEDELKEVVHALSVDDTIRNVRIEGLMGMASFSDDEQKVRNEMRYLKQLYDLYAQVSAPCLEFTTLSMGMSGDYQLAIEEGSNMVRIGSLLFGARL, from the coding sequence ATGCCTGTAAACGAAGCCAAATATCAAGAGATAAGAAGTTTAATATCTGCTAAAAATGTACGAATGGTGGCTGTAAGTAAAGTGCAGTCTGTACAGGATATAAAAAAGCTATACGACCTGGGTCAACGCGACTTTGGCGAGAACTATGTGCAGGAACTTATAGAAAAGCAAGACGTTCTTCCGAAAGATATAAGATGGCACTTCATCGGGCACCTGCAAACCAATAAAGTAAAATATATAGCAGGCTTTGTTCATCTTATTCATGGTGTAGATAGCCTTAAGTTGCTTAAAGAAATAAACAAGCAGGCGAAAAAGGAAAATCGTACTATATCATGTTTGTTACAGGTATTCATTGCGCAGGAAGAAACCAAGTTTGGGATGGACGAAGATGAACTAAAAGAGGTAGTGCATGCATTATCAGTAGATGATACCATCAGGAATGTACGTATAGAAGGACTGATGGGAATGGCCAGCTTTTCTGATGATGAGCAAAAAGTGAGAAATGAAATGCGATACCTGAAGCAGTTGTATGATCTGTATGCACAAGTAAGTGCACCATGCCTGGAGTTCACTACTTTATCTATGGGTATGAGTGGCGATTACCAGTTAGCAATTGAAGAAGGTAGCAATATGGTACGCATTGGCAGCCTGCTGTTTGGTGCACGCCTTTAG
- a CDS encoding rhomboid family intramembrane serine protease, with amino-acid sequence MLSVTLIILILTAIISFTAFSNRKVIDDLIFYPPAITRRNQWYRFLSCALIHADPMHLIFNMWAFYMFGSMLENNFNYIFEEKGPILYVALYLISQIICLIPSYVQNKDNYYYKSLGASGAVSAVVFATIFLFPLTGVGIILIPIRIPGFIFGFIYLGITMYMARRGGDNINHSAHFFGAASGIVLLLIFCYAFSSFDPVQNFISQIRMYTGL; translated from the coding sequence ATGCTCAGTGTCACTCTAATCATTCTCATACTTACAGCCATTATATCTTTTACTGCATTTAGTAATCGTAAAGTAATTGATGACTTGATCTTCTATCCTCCGGCAATAACGCGCCGCAACCAGTGGTATCGCTTTTTGTCTTGTGCACTTATTCATGCTGATCCCATGCACCTCATATTTAATATGTGGGCGTTCTATATGTTTGGCAGTATGTTGGAGAATAACTTCAACTATATTTTCGAAGAAAAAGGACCCATACTTTATGTAGCACTTTATTTGATATCGCAGATCATTTGCCTTATTCCTTCTTATGTTCAGAATAAGGATAATTACTACTATAAAAGTCTGGGAGCATCAGGTGCTGTATCAGCAGTAGTGTTTGCCACCATCTTCTTATTTCCTTTAACAGGGGTAGGTATCATACTAATTCCAATAAGGATCCCTGGTTTCATCTTTGGTTTTATTTACCTCGGCATCACGATGTATATGGCAAGACGTGGTGGAGATAATATCAACCACTCTGCTCACTTCTTTGGTGCTGCTTCAGGAATAGTTCTGTTGCTTATTTTCTGCTATGCATTCTCCAGCTTCGATCCTGTGCAGAATTTTATTTCCCAGATAAGGATGTATACGGGGTTGTAG
- a CDS encoding 23S rRNA (pseudouridine(1915)-N(3))-methyltransferase RlmH: protein MKIQLWSVGKAHEDYIREGITEFTKRIGRYYPVDWRLFSPARQTASSLEADIKRNEASTILQALHKDDFLVLLDERGKLISSPKLASLIEQKANTSVRQMVFLIGGAFGVDETVKERANYTWALSPLVFPHQLVRLILAEQVYRACTIIRNEKYHHE from the coding sequence ATGAAAATTCAGTTGTGGTCAGTTGGCAAAGCACATGAAGATTATATACGCGAAGGCATAACAGAATTTACAAAACGCATTGGTAGGTACTATCCTGTCGACTGGAGACTATTTTCACCTGCGCGTCAAACGGCTTCTTCACTGGAGGCTGATATAAAAAGAAATGAAGCATCCACCATACTTCAGGCATTGCACAAAGATGATTTTCTTGTGCTGCTTGATGAGAGAGGAAAGCTGATCAGTTCACCGAAACTGGCTTCCTTGATTGAGCAAAAAGCAAATACAAGTGTAAGACAAATGGTATTTCTTATTGGTGGCGCTTTTGGCGTAGATGAGACTGTGAAAGAAAGAGCTAATTATACATGGGCCTTGTCACCGTTGGTTTTCCCGCACCAGCTGGTACGCCTTATTCTTGCAGAACAGGTTTATCGTGCATGTACCATTATCCGCAACGAAAAGTATCACCATGAATAA
- a CDS encoding M1 family aminopeptidase: MMRIFPVVFLAFMATLVLAHDNDNCDRRCSHRSVFGATATNYFQNTIMNRYDLKYMKLELDVMPQSRNISGSCTYHATTIAALDTFAIEFRQNMVVDSVYVNNIKRTFTRANDHIYIPFSSPVAAGTQLQLQFYYRGTASGAAIYAGSSTSTGLRFAASLSESFQAREWYPAKQLLADKIDSADLWFSTDAQYLVGSNGLLKEVVDLPANRKQYRWATRYPIAYYLPSFAVGNYMQYTNYAKPAHITPDSIPVLHYIVNSPSYFGNVKTNLDKTPPFLEKMSELFGLYPFHLEKYGHKQASIGGGMEHQTMSTMDNFGTSLIAHELGHQWFGNNVTCATWNDIWINEGFASYSEYLMMEYLPALYPTTTAAANMLNVHNNVMSATAGSVYVPIADSYNENRIFSGRLTYDKGSAIVHNLRFEMQSDSLFFRTLRLFQQRFKDSVATGEDFRALAEEVTGRSFADFFNQWYYGQGYPTYSVNYGKESTDVLRVTVSQTTSAPAITPFFKGLLQLRIKSLQGDTIITVNNTSNNQVFNIPYSKNPSGIDVDPNNWIINKVGSVVTSIDNITAAQAGVKISPNPTKGELNISLPPTGFKAIRITDLSGRVVGVHTIPSGSLLYKVNLNASPGLYLVQVSGNKGRVVEKILVQ, encoded by the coding sequence ATGATGCGCATATTTCCTGTTGTATTCCTAGCTTTTATGGCAACCCTGGTTTTGGCTCACGATAATGATAACTGCGATCGCAGGTGTAGTCATCGTTCAGTATTTGGCGCTACTGCTACCAATTATTTTCAGAATACGATAATGAACCGGTATGACCTGAAGTACATGAAACTGGAGTTAGACGTAATGCCACAATCACGTAACATTAGTGGAAGCTGTACTTATCATGCCACTACCATTGCAGCCCTCGATACTTTTGCTATTGAGTTCAGGCAAAACATGGTGGTAGATTCTGTTTATGTAAACAACATAAAAAGAACGTTTACCCGCGCCAACGATCATATCTATATTCCTTTTTCTTCACCAGTAGCTGCAGGTACGCAACTACAACTGCAGTTTTATTATAGAGGTACAGCATCAGGGGCGGCTATCTACGCAGGCTCTTCTACCAGCACAGGGTTGCGTTTTGCTGCATCCTTATCCGAATCATTCCAGGCTCGTGAATGGTATCCTGCAAAGCAATTATTAGCTGATAAAATTGACTCCGCTGATTTGTGGTTCAGTACCGATGCACAGTACCTGGTTGGTTCGAATGGTTTGCTGAAAGAAGTAGTAGATCTTCCCGCCAACAGGAAACAGTATCGTTGGGCTACGCGTTATCCAATAGCTTATTACCTGCCAAGTTTTGCTGTAGGAAATTATATGCAGTACACCAACTATGCAAAGCCTGCTCATATCACTCCTGATTCTATTCCTGTTTTACATTATATCGTGAATAGCCCGAGCTACTTCGGCAACGTAAAGACGAACCTTGATAAGACACCACCTTTCTTAGAAAAGATGAGCGAGTTGTTTGGCTTATATCCTTTTCATCTTGAAAAATATGGGCACAAACAAGCAAGCATTGGTGGGGGAATGGAACACCAGACCATGAGCACCATGGATAACTTTGGTACCAGTCTTATAGCTCATGAACTAGGTCATCAATGGTTTGGAAACAATGTAACCTGTGCTACATGGAATGACATCTGGATCAATGAAGGGTTTGCATCATATAGTGAATACCTGATGATGGAATACCTGCCGGCATTATATCCTACAACTACTGCGGCAGCTAACATGCTAAATGTTCATAATAATGTAATGAGTGCAACAGCAGGTAGTGTGTATGTTCCGATTGCTGATTCATATAATGAAAACAGGATCTTCAGTGGAAGGCTTACGTATGATAAGGGATCAGCCATTGTACATAACCTGCGTTTCGAAATGCAGAGCGATTCGCTCTTTTTCAGAACGCTGCGTTTGTTCCAGCAGCGGTTTAAAGACTCCGTTGCTACAGGTGAAGATTTTAGAGCTCTTGCAGAAGAAGTAACAGGTAGAAGTTTCGCCGACTTTTTCAATCAATGGTATTATGGGCAAGGTTATCCTACGTATAGCGTAAACTATGGAAAGGAATCTACTGATGTACTGCGGGTAACTGTCAGCCAGACCACATCGGCTCCTGCTATTACTCCATTCTTTAAGGGTTTGCTGCAACTAAGAATTAAGTCGTTGCAGGGCGATACGATCATCACGGTCAATAACACCAGCAACAACCAGGTGTTCAACATCCCTTACAGTAAAAACCCTTCAGGTATTGATGTTGATCCAAACAACTGGATCATTAATAAAGTAGGAAGCGTAGTTACATCAATAGACAATATAACAGCAGCACAGGCTGGTGTAAAAATATCTCCTAATCCAACCAAAGGTGAATTGAATATCTCTCTTCCTCCAACAGGTTTTAAAGCTATCCGTATCACTGATCTTTCAGGTAGAGTAGTGGGTGTGCATACTATTCCAAGTGGAAGCTTATTGTATAAAGTAAATTTGAATGCGTCGCCGGGCCTTTACCTTGTACAAGTAAGCGGCAATAAAGGAAGGGTGGTAGAAAAGATATTGGTACAATAA
- a CDS encoding acylphosphatase has product MKTLHLLIKGKVQGVFYRVSARDKAVELGLKGWVKNTADGNVEALVSGNEEKVDQFVSWCWEGPSRASVAAVETKETEDEAGEEFKIIR; this is encoded by the coding sequence TTGAAGACACTGCACTTGTTGATAAAAGGCAAAGTACAGGGCGTATTTTATAGAGTAAGCGCCAGGGATAAAGCTGTAGAACTAGGGCTGAAAGGATGGGTTAAGAACACGGCTGATGGAAATGTAGAAGCATTGGTATCCGGGAATGAAGAAAAGGTAGATCAATTTGTAAGCTGGTGCTGGGAAGGACCATCTAGGGCTAGCGTTGCAGCTGTAGAAACCAAAGAGACAGAAGATGAAGCAGGCGAAGAATTTAAGATCATCAGGTAG
- a CDS encoding PAS domain-containing sensor histidine kinase, whose protein sequence is MHQNRNEWAKNEQGFVKTMLDASIHAILLLEPLYEQETIRDFCIKAANRALTAHAGLQPADVVGSTLSSIFPHYKEYEFYDLYLQVISTSKMERKQLYYKDAKLEGWFDVGVAPHEEGLVVTFANITELVTFQKDLEKQTSHLNTIINTAQSGIFMFAPKRDEKGEIVDFVFTNVNPSLASYVGEDPGRLLGDLGSTWFPAYKTNGLFESYKRTLETGNTERFEFHYNDDGIDVWLDILATRVGGEVLVTFTDHTPMKRLQLQLEETVHELKRSNANLQDFAYIASHDLQEPLRKITFFADKVKQRYRSEIGPEGEAMVERIESASARMGTLINDLLEFSKVSSSLSALEQVSLQEIFDDVLSDFEATVQQKQATIHVDPLPETKADAVMMSQLFQNLLSNSLKYQRPGVAPVININYKKTIAAETRLKVRSDDMQRIFHVISISDNGVGFDQQHAERIFQIFQRLHGRAEYPGTGVGLAIVQKVVAHHRGYIEAFGEPGKGATFVILLPAK, encoded by the coding sequence ATGCACCAGAATAGGAATGAATGGGCGAAAAATGAACAGGGGTTTGTAAAAACCATGCTAGATGCATCTATCCATGCTATTCTTTTACTTGAGCCTTTGTACGAACAGGAAACAATCAGAGATTTTTGTATAAAAGCAGCCAATCGTGCATTAACGGCACATGCAGGGCTACAACCTGCTGATGTAGTAGGTTCAACTTTAAGTTCCATTTTTCCTCATTATAAAGAATATGAGTTTTACGACCTGTACCTGCAGGTTATTTCTACCAGTAAAATGGAAAGGAAACAGCTGTATTATAAAGATGCGAAACTGGAAGGATGGTTTGATGTTGGTGTGGCTCCACATGAGGAAGGACTGGTAGTGACTTTTGCTAATATAACCGAGCTGGTAACTTTTCAAAAAGACCTGGAAAAGCAAACAAGTCATCTTAATACAATTATCAATACAGCCCAATCCGGGATTTTCATGTTTGCTCCTAAAAGAGATGAAAAAGGTGAAATAGTAGATTTTGTTTTCACTAATGTAAATCCTTCACTTGCTTCCTATGTAGGTGAAGATCCAGGAAGGTTACTGGGAGACTTGGGCAGCACGTGGTTTCCTGCTTATAAAACCAATGGATTATTTGAAAGTTATAAACGAACATTGGAAACAGGTAATACTGAGCGATTTGAGTTTCATTATAATGACGATGGGATAGATGTGTGGCTGGACATTTTAGCAACGCGTGTAGGTGGTGAAGTGCTGGTGACCTTTACTGATCATACACCGATGAAAAGGCTGCAACTGCAGCTGGAAGAAACGGTACATGAACTGAAACGAAGCAATGCCAACTTACAAGACTTTGCTTATATCGCTTCGCACGACCTGCAGGAGCCACTGCGTAAGATCACCTTCTTTGCTGATAAGGTGAAGCAACGTTATAGATCTGAAATAGGCCCGGAAGGAGAGGCAATGGTAGAAAGAATAGAATCTGCCAGTGCAAGAATGGGTACATTAATAAATGACCTGCTTGAATTTTCGAAGGTTAGTTCATCATTATCTGCTCTTGAGCAGGTTTCGCTACAGGAAATATTCGACGATGTATTGTCTGATTTTGAAGCTACCGTTCAGCAAAAACAAGCTACCATACACGTAGATCCTTTGCCGGAAACTAAAGCCGATGCTGTAATGATGAGCCAGTTATTCCAGAACCTGCTGAGTAATTCACTTAAATACCAGAGGCCGGGAGTTGCACCTGTCATCAATATCAATTACAAAAAGACCATAGCGGCTGAAACTCGACTTAAAGTACGCTCTGATGATATGCAACGAATTTTTCATGTGATCTCTATATCAGACAATGGAGTTGGTTTTGATCAACAACATGCTGAACGGATATTCCAGATATTTCAACGTTTACACGGACGTGCAGAATATCCCGGAACCGGCGTTGGATTAGCCATTGTACAAAAAGTAGTAGCACACCACCGCGGTTACATAGAAGCATTTGGAGAACCTGGAAAGGGTGCCACCTTTGTTATACTATTGCCGGCTAAATAA
- a CDS encoding DUF2911 domain-containing protein, translating to MKKVFVLALAAALPAVFLSANAQDDKSKRASPPAVASATLPGGAVVTINYSQPSVKGRTIGKDIAAYGKVWRTGANEATTFETTKDLKVSGQTLPAGKYSIYTIPGEDEWTVIFNKIWNQWGTRYNEQEDALRLKVKPASADHVEQLTFDVDKEGVVKLRWANTLVNFNLE from the coding sequence ATGAAAAAGGTATTTGTATTGGCACTTGCTGCCGCTTTACCTGCTGTTTTTCTTTCTGCCAACGCACAAGATGATAAATCAAAACGTGCCTCGCCTCCTGCAGTTGCCTCTGCTACTTTGCCTGGTGGTGCAGTGGTAACTATTAACTACAGCCAGCCTTCAGTGAAAGGCAGAACCATTGGTAAAGACATAGCTGCATACGGAAAAGTATGGCGTACCGGTGCCAACGAAGCCACCACATTTGAAACTACTAAGGATCTGAAAGTAAGTGGACAAACATTGCCTGCAGGTAAATACAGCATTTATACCATTCCTGGTGAAGACGAATGGACGGTGATCTTTAACAAGATCTGGAACCAGTGGGGCACACGCTACAACGAGCAGGAAGATGCGCTTCGACTAAAAGTAAAACCTGCAAGCGCTGATCATGTAGAACAACTCACTTTTGATGTAGATAAAGAAGGTGTTGTAAAACTAAGGTGGGCAAACACATTGGTGAACTTCAACCTCGAGTAA